A single window of Rhizobium indicum DNA harbors:
- a CDS encoding ATP-dependent helicase: MSNSFDDMPFFDEEPGEMARKPQPPAATAERAPAASGGIAARAMAARDGGKRPDYLAGLNPEQTEAVETLEGPVLVLAGAGTGKTRVLTTRIAHILNTGRAFPSQILAVTFTNKAAREMKERIALLVGGAVEGMPWLGTFHSIGVKLLRRHGELVGLRSDFTILDTDDVIRLIKQIIQAEGLDDKRWPAKQFAGMIDTWKNKGLGPADIPEGDARAFANGRGRDLYFAYQARLTTLNACDFGDLLMHPIAIFRKNPDLLKEYHGRFRYILVDEYQDTNTAQYMWLRLLAQRSKGEPQNVCCVGDDDQSIYGWRGAEVDNILRFEKDFPGAKVIKLERNYRSTEHILGAAAHLIAHNEGRLGKTLFTDRSDPDDVKVQVHASWDSEEEARAIGEEIEQLQRGKHLLNDMAILVRASFQMREFEDRFVTLGLNYRVIGGPRFYERLEIRDAMAYFRLVAQASDDLAFERIVNTPKRGLGDTTVRALHDYARARDIPMLAAAADIIETDELKPKARKALFDVIQSFRRWQELLENTPHTELAEQILEESGYTDMWKNDKSAEAPGRLENLKELIRSMESFESMRGFLEHVSLVMDAETNENLDAVSIMTLHSAKGLEFDTVFLPGWEEGLFPHQRSLDESGRAGLEEERRLAYVGITRAKHRCHIWFVSNRRIHGLWQSTLPSRFLDELPETHVEVAEMEQSYGGYGRGGYGQSRFDKAEPFANSYSTPGWKRAQANKTDATRDNWGTRSGHAVERIGYGESGPKGRTIEGELVAKSTSSEPSKFTLGDRVFHLKFGNGNITGIEGNKLTIEFDRAGQKRVLDGFVERV, encoded by the coding sequence ATGAGCAATAGTTTCGACGATATGCCCTTCTTCGACGAAGAGCCGGGCGAGATGGCGCGCAAGCCGCAGCCGCCTGCCGCAACCGCCGAAAGGGCGCCCGCCGCCAGTGGCGGCATCGCCGCCCGCGCCATGGCGGCTCGCGATGGCGGCAAGCGACCGGATTATCTCGCCGGGCTGAACCCCGAGCAGACCGAAGCCGTCGAAACACTGGAAGGCCCCGTCCTCGTGCTCGCCGGCGCCGGCACCGGCAAGACGCGCGTGCTGACGACCCGCATTGCCCATATCCTCAATACCGGCCGCGCCTTCCCCTCGCAGATCCTCGCCGTCACCTTCACCAACAAGGCTGCCCGCGAGATGAAGGAGCGCATCGCGTTGCTCGTCGGCGGCGCCGTCGAAGGCATGCCCTGGCTTGGCACCTTCCATTCGATCGGCGTCAAACTTCTGCGCCGTCACGGCGAGCTTGTCGGCCTGCGCTCCGATTTCACCATTCTCGATACCGACGATGTCATCCGCCTGATCAAGCAGATCATCCAGGCCGAAGGCCTCGACGACAAGCGCTGGCCGGCCAAGCAGTTCGCCGGCATGATCGACACCTGGAAGAACAAGGGTCTCGGCCCTGCCGATATCCCCGAGGGCGACGCCCGCGCGTTTGCCAATGGCCGCGGCCGCGATCTTTATTTCGCCTATCAGGCGCGCCTGACGACGCTGAACGCCTGCGATTTCGGCGACCTGCTGATGCATCCGATCGCGATCTTCCGCAAGAACCCGGATCTCTTGAAGGAATATCACGGCCGCTTCCGCTACATCCTCGTCGACGAGTACCAGGATACCAATACCGCCCAGTACATGTGGCTCAGGCTTCTCGCCCAGCGCTCCAAGGGCGAGCCGCAGAACGTCTGCTGCGTCGGCGACGACGATCAGTCGATCTATGGCTGGCGCGGCGCAGAGGTCGACAATATCCTGCGCTTCGAAAAGGATTTCCCCGGCGCCAAGGTCATCAAGCTCGAGCGCAACTACCGCTCGACCGAACATATCCTCGGGGCCGCCGCCCATCTGATTGCCCATAATGAGGGCCGCCTCGGCAAGACGCTGTTCACCGACCGCTCCGATCCAGACGACGTCAAGGTGCAGGTCCACGCTTCCTGGGATTCGGAGGAGGAAGCCCGCGCCATCGGCGAGGAGATTGAGCAACTCCAGCGCGGCAAGCATCTCTTGAACGACATGGCGATCCTCGTGCGCGCCTCCTTCCAGATGCGCGAATTCGAAGACCGCTTCGTCACCCTCGGCCTCAACTACCGCGTCATCGGCGGCCCGCGCTTCTACGAGCGCCTCGAGATCCGCGATGCCATGGCCTATTTCCGCCTGGTCGCTCAAGCCTCCGACGACCTCGCTTTCGAACGCATCGTCAACACCCCGAAGCGCGGCCTCGGCGATACGACGGTGCGTGCGCTGCACGACTATGCCCGTGCCCGCGATATCCCGATGCTTGCGGCAGCCGCCGACATCATCGAGACCGACGAGCTGAAGCCGAAGGCGCGAAAGGCGCTCTTCGACGTGATTCAATCTTTCCGCCGATGGCAGGAACTACTTGAAAACACACCTCATACCGAACTTGCCGAGCAGATCCTCGAAGAGTCCGGCTATACCGACATGTGGAAGAACGACAAAAGCGCCGAAGCGCCGGGTCGGCTCGAAAACCTCAAGGAACTGATCCGCTCGATGGAAAGCTTCGAGTCGATGCGCGGCTTCCTCGAACACGTCTCCCTGGTCATGGATGCCGAGACCAACGAGAACCTCGATGCCGTCTCGATCATGACGCTGCACTCTGCCAAGGGCCTGGAATTCGACACCGTCTTCCTGCCCGGCTGGGAGGAAGGCCTCTTCCCGCACCAGCGCTCGCTGGATGAGAGCGGCCGCGCCGGCCTGGAGGAGGAACGCCGCCTCGCCTATGTCGGCATCACCCGCGCCAAGCACCGCTGCCACATCTGGTTCGTCTCCAACCGTCGCATCCATGGCCTCTGGCAATCGACCCTGCCCTCGCGTTTCCTCGACGAACTGCCCGAAACCCATGTCGAGGTCGCCGAAATGGAGCAGAGCTACGGCGGGTACGGCCGCGGCGGCTACGGCCAGTCCCGCTTCGACAAGGCCGAACCCTTCGCCAACTCCTATTCCACTCCCGGCTGGAAACGAGCCCAGGCCAACAAGACCGACGCCACACGCGACAATTGGGGCACCCGCTCCGGCCACGCCGTCGAACGCATCGGCTATGGCGAAAGCGGCCCGAAGGGGCGCACAATCGAAGGCGAGCTGGTGGCGAAATCGACCTCGTCGGAGCCATCGAAATTCACGCTCGGCGATCGCGTGTTCCACCTGAAATTCGGCAACGGCAACATCACCGGCATCGAAGGCAACAAGCTGACGATCGAGTTCGACCGGGCGGGACAGAAACGGGTGCTGGACGGGTTCGTCGAGCGCGTCTGA
- a CDS encoding VOC family protein, protein MPKVVSNLWFAEEAREAVEFYVSVIPDSSIGRTTILPAETPSGPPGSVELIEFTLADQAFLAMKAGPLDSFNHSFSIAILVESQAEIDRIWEAFLGNGGTPEACGWLKDRWGLSWQIVPRVLSEMIADSDRERAKRVTEVMLGMVKIDVAALEKAFNG, encoded by the coding sequence ATGCCGAAGGTCGTTTCAAATCTCTGGTTCGCCGAGGAAGCGCGCGAAGCCGTCGAATTCTACGTGTCTGTTATCCCGGACTCCAGCATCGGCCGCACTACCATATTGCCGGCGGAAACGCCGAGCGGGCCTCCCGGCAGCGTCGAGCTGATCGAGTTCACGCTCGCCGACCAGGCCTTCCTGGCCATGAAGGCCGGCCCGCTCGATAGTTTCAACCATTCCTTTTCGATCGCGATTCTCGTGGAAAGCCAGGCCGAGATCGATCGGATATGGGAGGCCTTCCTCGGCAATGGCGGCACGCCGGAGGCCTGCGGCTGGCTAAAGGACCGCTGGGGCCTTTCCTGGCAGATCGTGCCGCGCGTGCTGTCCGAGATGATCGCCGACAGCGACCGCGAGCGGGCCAAGCGCGTGACCGAAGTGATGCTCGGCATGGTCAAGATCGATGTCGCCGCGCTGGAGAAGGCATTCAACGGCTGA
- a CDS encoding PrkA family serine protein kinase, with amino-acid sequence MLSESVFDAFTRSYDARRETDMSISEYLDLCKKEPLAYANATERLLAAIGEPQMVDTARDTRLGRIFMNRTIRIYPAFVGFHGMEETIERIVSFFRHAAQGLEERKQILYLLGPVGGGKSSLAERLKLLMELHPIYVLKAGDEISPVFESPLNLFDPDTMGSLLQEQYGIPLRRLSGLMSPWCLKRLDDFGGDISRFRVVRVQPSRLRQIAIAKTEPGDENNQDISSLVGKVDIRKLETYSQNDPDAYSYSGGLNRANQGVLEFVEMFKAPIKMLHPLLTATQEGNYIGSENIGAIPFSGIVLAHSNEAEWQTFKANKNNEAFIDRICVIKVPYCLRVTEEQKIYEKLIEGSELTDAPCAPATLEMLARFSVLSRLRKHENSTYFSKMRTYDGESLKETDPRARSVQEYRDAAGIDEGMDGISTRFAFKVLASTFNHDTTDIGADPVHLMYVLEQSIRREQFSDDVEKRYLEFIKADLAPRYAEFIGNEIQKAYLESYADYGQNLFDRYVDYADAWIEDVDFKDPDTGQLLDRELLNQELTKIEKPAGIANPKDFRNEIVKFCLRSRAANGGKNPSWTSYEKIREVIEKRMFSQVEDLLPVISFGSKKDSETEKKHSEFVSRMAARGYTERQVRRLVEWYMRVKQAS; translated from the coding sequence ATGCTGAGCGAATCCGTATTCGATGCGTTCACCCGCAGCTATGATGCGCGTCGCGAGACCGATATGTCGATCTCGGAGTATCTCGATCTTTGCAAAAAGGAACCGCTTGCCTATGCCAATGCGACCGAGCGGCTGCTCGCCGCGATAGGCGAGCCGCAGATGGTCGATACTGCCAGGGACACGCGCCTCGGCCGGATCTTCATGAACCGGACCATCCGGATCTATCCGGCCTTTGTCGGCTTCCACGGCATGGAAGAGACAATCGAACGCATCGTTTCCTTCTTCCGGCATGCAGCGCAGGGGCTCGAGGAGCGCAAGCAGATCCTCTATCTGCTCGGCCCGGTCGGCGGCGGCAAGTCATCTCTGGCCGAGCGGTTGAAGCTGCTGATGGAGCTTCATCCGATCTACGTGCTGAAGGCGGGTGACGAGATCAGCCCCGTTTTCGAAAGTCCGCTCAACCTGTTCGACCCGGACACGATGGGATCGCTCCTGCAGGAGCAATACGGCATTCCGCTGCGGCGCCTGAGCGGACTGATGAGCCCGTGGTGCCTGAAGCGGCTCGACGATTTCGGGGGCGATATTTCCCGCTTCCGCGTCGTCAGAGTACAGCCTTCGCGGTTGCGCCAGATCGCCATCGCCAAGACCGAGCCTGGAGACGAGAACAATCAGGATATCTCGTCGCTGGTCGGCAAGGTCGATATCCGCAAGCTGGAGACCTATTCCCAGAACGATCCCGATGCCTACAGCTATTCGGGCGGCCTCAACCGCGCCAATCAGGGCGTGCTCGAATTCGTCGAGATGTTCAAGGCGCCGATCAAGATGCTGCATCCGCTGCTGACGGCGACGCAGGAAGGGAACTATATCGGCTCCGAGAATATCGGCGCCATCCCCTTCTCCGGCATCGTCCTTGCGCATTCGAACGAGGCGGAATGGCAGACCTTCAAGGCCAACAAGAACAACGAAGCGTTCATCGACCGTATTTGCGTGATCAAGGTGCCCTATTGCCTGCGCGTGACGGAAGAGCAGAAGATCTACGAGAAGCTGATCGAGGGATCGGAACTCACCGATGCGCCATGCGCCCCGGCAACGCTCGAAATGCTGGCCCGCTTCTCCGTGCTTTCACGTCTGCGCAAGCATGAGAATTCGACGTACTTCTCGAAGATGCGCACCTATGACGGCGAAAGCCTGAAGGAGACGGATCCGCGCGCCCGTAGTGTCCAGGAATATCGGGATGCCGCCGGCATCGACGAGGGCATGGACGGCATATCGACCCGCTTCGCCTTCAAGGTGCTCGCCTCCACTTTCAATCACGACACCACGGATATCGGTGCCGATCCGGTTCATCTGATGTATGTACTGGAGCAGTCGATCCGCCGCGAGCAGTTTTCCGACGATGTCGAGAAGCGATATCTGGAATTCATCAAGGCCGATCTTGCGCCGCGTTACGCAGAGTTCATTGGAAATGAAATCCAGAAGGCCTATCTTGAATCCTATGCGGATTACGGACAGAATCTGTTCGACCGCTACGTGGATTATGCCGATGCCTGGATCGAAGACGTGGACTTCAAGGATCCCGATACCGGCCAGCTTCTCGATCGCGAGCTCCTCAACCAGGAACTGACGAAAATCGAAAAGCCGGCAGGAATCGCCAATCCGAAGGATTTCCGCAACGAAATCGTCAAGTTCTGCTTGAGATCGCGGGCAGCCAACGGCGGAAAGAATCCGTCATGGACGAGCTACGAGAAAATCCGGGAAGTCATCGAAAAGCGAATGTTCTCGCAGGTCGAAGATCTTTTGCCGGTCATTTCCTTCGGGTCGAAGAAGGATTCCGAAACGGAAAAGAAGCACAGCGAATTCGTCTCGCGCATGGCCGCGCGGGGTTACACGGAGAGGCAGGTTCGGCGCCTCGTCGAATGGTACATGCGCGTCAAACAGGCAAGTTAA